From the Primulina tabacum isolate GXHZ01 chromosome 15, ASM2559414v2, whole genome shotgun sequence genome, one window contains:
- the LOC142527136 gene encoding syntaxin-125-like, producing MNNSFNGSFKIYVEQSNQHGNLNRDVESGRGNDPHTIERFTNDVDNVKEDIKIVENIYNSLKESHENIKTARTAKIMKDLRSRMNMDLDYLLKLAKQINKKFDALVRANAALRKLPGSGPTSQDDISRGSMITELGESLKLIMRNFQTLRSQMEIEQKQVIEGRYFAITGEKATEDAIDHLILSEGSDNSLLQAMQEQGRGVVLDAVVEIQERRDAMREIRKSLMSLHQILLGIAAPVEVPSGCDVGVGGPPSPVENFMPAAPVPPAAKGHLNDYERETRRQAYTAIAVSFVVTIALTMALLISERDLYTI from the coding sequence ATGAACAATTCGTTCAATGGTTCCTTCAAGATTTACGTGGAACAGAGCAACCAACATGGAAACCTGAACAGAGACGTCGAGTCGGGCCGTGGAAACGACCCGCATACGATCGAGAGGTTCACAAATGATGTGGATAACGTGAAGGAGGACATCAAGATTGTGGAGAATATCTACAACAGTCTCAAAGAATCCCatgaaaacatcaaaacagcgcGTACTGCGAAAATCATGAAAGATCTGCGGAGCCGAATGAACATGGATCTCGATTACCTTCTCAAGCTAGCCAAACAAATCAACAAGAAATTCGACGCACTTGTTCGGGCCAATGCCGCTCTGAGGAAGCTGCCAGGAAGCGGGCCAACTTCCCAGGACGATATTTCTCGGGGCTCCATGATCACCGAGCTGGGTGAGAGCCTGAAGCTCATCATGCGAAACTTCCAGACGCTCAGATCTCAAATGGAAATCGAACAGAAACAAGTGATTGAGGGAAGATACTTTGCAATTACTGGAGAGAAAGCAACGGAAGATGCCATCGATCATTTGATTTTAAGCGAAGGATCGGACAATTCTCTCCTCCAAGCCATGCAAGAACAGGGGAGAGGTGTTGTACTGGACGCGGTGGTGGAGATTCAGGAAAGGCGTGATGCAATGAGAGAGATCCGGAAGAGCTTGATGAGTCTGCACCAAATATTATTGGGCATCGCTGCGCCAGTGGAGGTGCCAAGTGGCTGCGATGTTGGCGTCGGTGGCCCACCGAGCCCCGTGGAAAACTTCATGCCGGCGGCTCCAGTGCCGCCTGCAGCAAAAGGACACTTGAACGATTACGAGAGAGAGACAAGAAGGCAGGCATACACCGCCATTGCTGTATCATTTGTTGTCACTATCGCTCTCACTATGGCGCTTCTGATATCAGAGCGTGATTTGTACACAATATAG